In Pseudomonas glycinae, the DNA window CAAGACCAACCAGCAACTGTCGGACATCGACGGGCAAATCGTCGGTCAGTTGCGCAACCGTCGTCAGGCCGACGGCATTGGTGAGCTGGACCTGATTCAGGGCGAACTCAACACCTTGCAGGCCGATCTGCGTCGCGACCTGTCCTACGCCGATCTGCGCAATGCTTACGGCCAGATCTTCGCCAGCGCCGGCCTCGATCCGCTGCCGGATCAGGTGCAGTCGACCGAAGTGCAGTCGATCGCCACCGCGCTGGCCAACCGCGAAGCCGCGTGGGCGTCAGGGGATATTTCGCTGCCGGTGGCCCATGCCTCCGCGCAGTGACGTATTGGCGCCGACCGCCAGCATCAGCCGTGCCCAACGCGAGGCCCGCAACGGCCATCGCGGCACGGCAATGCTGCTGACCGGCTTGCCGGCGGCGGGCAAATCGACCCTTGCCCAGGCGTTGCATGCCGAGTTGTTCAGTCGTGGTCTGCAAAGTGTGGTGCTCGATGGCGATGGCCTGCGCGTCGGGCTCAACCGTGACTTGGGTTTTACTGATGCCGACCGCCTGGAAAACATCCGCCGCGCCAGTGAGCTGGCGGCGTTGCTGGTGGAGAACGGGCAGATCGTGATTCTGGCGATGATCGCGCCGCTGGCGGATCTACGCGAGGTGTTTGCCCGTCGTTTGGGCGAGGACTATCGCGAGGTCTGGTGCAGTGCCGCGCTGGCGGTGTGCGAGCAGCGCGATCCGAAAGGGCATTACGCCCGGGCCCGGCGTGGCGAACTCGCCGGGTTCACCGGCGTGTCGGCGCCTTACGAGGCGCCGGCCCAGGCTTCGCTGGTGCTCGACACCGGCACGCTGACGGTCGAAGCCTGTCTCGACCGGTTGCTGACCTGGCTCGGCGAATCCGCGGTGTTGCCCAAGGCATGAGCCGGCCGGCGTTCTCGCGATTGCCGCTGACCGCGGATCTGCCATTGCTGTTGCAGGCGCTGGCGGCGATTGACGACGCTGCCTGGCGCGGTCATTTCAACACCGCTTATTTCGCCGGCGACTGGAGCGGCGTGGCGCTGATTTCTGCCGCCGATGCGCTGACCGAACTGTCCCCCGGCAGCGCCGAACCCGTAAAGCGCAATCCTTGGCTGAATGACCGTCGCTGGCAGCAGGCCCTGCGGGATCTGCCACTGGACATCGTCAGTGCGCGGCTGTTGCGACTGGGGCCGGGCGGGCAGATTCATGAACATCGCGACTACGACCTTGAGGGCGTGGACGCCGATTTGCGCCTGCACATTCCGCTGCTCAGTCCGCCTGCCGTGGACTTCTGGCTCGACGGCCAGCGGATGCCGATGA includes these proteins:
- the cysC gene encoding adenylyl-sulfate kinase; the encoded protein is MPPRSDVLAPTASISRAQREARNGHRGTAMLLTGLPAAGKSTLAQALHAELFSRGLQSVVLDGDGLRVGLNRDLGFTDADRLENIRRASELAALLVENGQIVILAMIAPLADLREVFARRLGEDYREVWCSAALAVCEQRDPKGHYARARRGELAGFTGVSAPYEAPAQASLVLDTGTLTVEACLDRLLTWLGESAVLPKA
- a CDS encoding aspartyl/asparaginyl beta-hydroxylase domain-containing protein is translated as MSRPAFSRLPLTADLPLLLQALAAIDDAAWRGHFNTAYFAGDWSGVALISAADALTELSPGSAEPVKRNPWLNDRRWQQALRDLPLDIVSARLLRLGPGGQIHEHRDYDLEGVDADLRLHIPLLSPPAVDFWLDGQRMPMRAGECWFLDLARPHRVDNRDRTARIHLVLDCRPSPWLEQMIANGLPSTPLPDATETALQRFQRLLVTEPLLSAALQALQDREAFTDQTLTLAAERGLHFSREELLAAMRNGRRSWNEQWRL